Proteins from a single region of Mycoplasma leachii PG50:
- a CDS encoding ABC transporter ATP-binding protein, translating to MSKVKKVYTKIKKKWSFDNTGKFTLKKFGLFIRMNIEIAKKNPLLFFGVVFFTSLDAIFAAMLPLFSSKVITTLVQNNKQWLFNWMELDSTGWLYVIAINLAIIIICEYFTNFTIALYSAQIEVMQRLKILKALTDQDVDFYFDHVSGNILTRLVGDTQFLALGVQQFLTNLIYAFSGSITAITIMYTQNLYMIATLSLVYLLIANLFCVGFFIDMRRKLILAFDIKRETDADMTDRINNISLIKASGTEEFEIKRLEEKNKDYENGLTKFTHSSALLNTSLTFVIQLLIPIIFIIIAVQYLSNNQSSNSLGADIALIFPLLSTLIGGIAILLPSLRSATAASNAANRISELTDPKPMVHSNLKGYKIDKIDKIVLDNISFSYPKKPERIVIPPTKLIFEKGKSYAFVGQTGSGKTTIAKLLLRFYVPTDGKILINGEYNLNRINLPAYLNHIGYVEQEPQILYGTFLDNIKYSKFDATDEEVIQACKKAELHDFIMSLPDQYHTVLGQRGFILSGGQKQRLVIARVFLKDPDVVILDEATSALDNVVEKEIQDKLEELIKGRMCITIAHRLTTIKNVDEIYVLGPNGVGIVQMGTFDQLKKQPGHFRNLYEAGLME from the coding sequence ATGTCAAAAGTAAAAAAAGTTTATACAAAAATCAAAAAAAAGTGAAGTTTTGATAATACAGGTAAATTTACTTTAAAAAAATTTGGTCTTTTTATTAGAATGAATATTGAAATAGCTAAAAAAAATCCTTTGCTTTTTTTTGGTGTTGTATTTTTTACATCATTAGATGCAATATTTGCAGCAATGCTTCCTTTGTTTTCATCAAAAGTAATCACTACTTTAGTTCAAAATAATAAACAATGGTTATTTAATTGAATGGAATTAGATTCAACTGGTTGGTTATATGTTATTGCTATTAATTTGGCAATAATTATAATTTGTGAATATTTTACTAATTTCACAATAGCTTTGTATTCAGCTCAAATTGAAGTAATGCAAAGACTTAAAATTTTAAAAGCATTAACAGATCAGGATGTAGATTTTTATTTTGATCATGTTTCTGGAAACATTTTAACAAGATTAGTTGGAGATACTCAATTTCTAGCTTTAGGAGTTCAGCAATTTTTAACTAATTTAATTTATGCTTTCTCTGGATCAATAACAGCTATTACAATTATGTATACTCAAAATTTATATATGATAGCAACTTTATCTTTAGTATATTTATTAATAGCTAATTTATTTTGTGTAGGCTTTTTTATTGATATGAGAAGAAAATTAATATTAGCATTTGATATTAAAAGAGAAACTGATGCTGATATGACAGATAGAATTAATAATATTTCACTTATTAAAGCAAGTGGAACTGAAGAATTTGAAATTAAAAGATTAGAAGAAAAAAATAAAGATTATGAAAATGGATTAACAAAATTTACTCACTCCTCAGCTTTGTTAAATACTTCTTTAACTTTTGTTATTCAATTATTAATTCCAATTATTTTTATAATTATTGCAGTTCAATATTTAAGTAATAATCAGTCAAGTAATAGTTTAGGTGCTGATATTGCTTTAATTTTTCCTTTACTATCAACTTTAATTGGTGGAATTGCCATTTTATTACCAAGTTTAAGATCAGCAACCGCTGCTTCTAATGCTGCTAATAGAATTAGTGAATTAACAGATCCAAAGCCAATGGTTCATTCTAATTTAAAAGGTTATAAAATTGATAAAATTGATAAAATTGTTCTTGATAACATTAGTTTTTCATATCCAAAAAAACCTGAAAGAATAGTTATTCCACCAACTAAATTAATTTTTGAAAAAGGAAAAAGCTATGCTTTTGTTGGCCAAACTGGTAGTGGTAAAACTACTATAGCAAAACTTTTATTAAGATTTTATGTTCCAACTGATGGAAAAATTTTAATTAATGGTGAATATAATTTAAACAGAATTAATTTACCGGCTTATTTAAATCATATTGGATATGTTGAACAAGAACCACAAATTTTATATGGTACTTTTTTAGATAATATTAAATATTCTAAATTTGATGCAACAGATGAAGAAGTGATTCAAGCTTGTAAAAAGGCTGAACTTCATGATTTTATTATGTCTTTACCAGATCAATATCACACTGTTTTAGGGCAAAGAGGATTTATTTTATCTGGTGGTCAAAAACAAAGATTAGTTATTGCTAGAGTCTTTTTAAAAGATCCTGATGTAGTAATTTTAGATGAAGCAACAAGTGCATTAGATAATGTTGTTGAAAAAGAAATTCAAGATAAATTAGAAGAATTAATTAAAGGTAGAATGTGTATTACTATAGCTCATAGGTTAACAACTATTAAAAATGTTGATGAAATTTATGTTTTAGGACCTAATGGTGTAGGAATTGTTCAAATGGGAACTTTTGATCAATTAAAAAAACAACCCGGTCATTTTAGAAACTTATATGAAGCAGGGTTGATGGAATAA
- a CDS encoding BspA family leucine-rich repeat surface protein has protein sequence MKKLLISFSASILLSGVAATVVSCANTEMSKNKKDKDKDLKSDKNKDQNNKFDKSKNQNSKPNNNDQNSKSNQDKTSPKDNPSTQSESEKQENSKQYDLDKLITNKFISIDGSGTGDGKLAKLPQNSQEYLDLIKKQNPKFKLTLNNVSFNVEENDNSGYKKVSVSTKGNSKNPVIVYFYKDRHDTVYEGEKKEVVKEIGWSKSTYSTDILHFDEQTKEVPENLPPFITSLEGAFRNNAQETIKNLDKWDTSNIEFMNETFYEAKNFNQDISGWKTNNVSNMDSMFYGASSFDRNLSGWNVDKVITYIEFNKDSKISQENKPKFKELKRIHQGQGATKILHDRGFLNKMNL, from the coding sequence ATGAAAAAGTTATTAATATCATTTAGCGCTTCCATATTATTATCAGGGGTTGCTGCAACTGTTGTTAGTTGTGCAAACACTGAAATGAGTAAGAATAAAAAAGATAAAGATAAAGATCTTAAATCTGATAAGAATAAGGATCAAAATAATAAATTTGATAAAAGCAAAAACCAAAATAGTAAACCTAATAATAATGATCAAAATTCTAAATCGAATCAAGACAAGACTTCACCAAAAGATAATCCGTCAACACAATCTGAGTCTGAGAAACAAGAAAATAGCAAACAATATGATCTAGATAAGTTAATAACAAATAAATTTATTTCAATAGATGGAAGTGGAACAGGAGATGGCAAGCTTGCCAAACTACCTCAAAACTCGCAAGAGTATTTAGATTTGATTAAAAAACAAAATCCTAAATTCAAATTAACATTAAACAATGTTTCTTTTAATGTTGAAGAAAATGATAATAGTGGTTACAAGAAAGTAAGTGTTTCAACAAAAGGAAATAGTAAAAATCCAGTAATTGTTTATTTTTATAAAGATCGTCATGATACTGTTTATGAAGGCGAAAAAAAAGAAGTTGTAAAAGAAATTGGTTGAAGTAAAAGTACATACAGCACAGATATTTTACATTTTGATGAACAAACAAAGGAAGTTCCAGAAAACCTACCACCGTTTATAACCTCTTTAGAAGGCGCGTTTAGAAACAATGCACAAGAAACAATTAAGAACTTAGACAAATGAGATACTTCAAACATAGAATTTATGAATGAAACATTTTATGAAGCAAAAAATTTTAACCAAGATATTAGTGGCTGAAAAACAAATAATGTTTCTAATATGGATTCAATGTTTTATGGTGCTTCAAGTTTTGATCGAAATTTATCTGGCTGAAATGTTGACAAAGTTATAACTTATATTGAATTTAATAAAGATTCTAAGATTTCACAAGAAAACAAACCCAAATTTAAAGAATTGAAAAGAATACACCAAGGGCAAGGTGCAACAAAAATTTTGCATGACCGTGGGTTTTTAAACAAAATGAACCTTTAA
- a CDS encoding ribonuclease HII, with product MISRKSFDDQIKIVHNITYLSGSDEAGRGCLAGSLVVASVILKLDYFNPLIKDSKKLNPKTRQVLYDEIIKNCLDYQIIIISSKQVDEFNPLQASLLGFKTTINNLKITPDLALIDGNQNIELTNIKTLPIIKGDDKSFSIACSSILAKVTRDKILDEYDQIYPNYDFKSHKGYCTKKHLLAIQKYGILDIHRKSYKPIKKISKETS from the coding sequence ATGATAAGTAGAAAATCATTTGATGATCAAATTAAAATTGTTCATAATATTACTTATTTATCAGGAAGCGATGAAGCTGGTAGAGGTTGTTTAGCTGGTTCTTTAGTTGTTGCTAGTGTGATTTTAAAACTTGATTATTTTAACCCTTTAATAAAAGATTCAAAAAAATTAAATCCTAAAACTAGACAAGTTTTATATGATGAAATTATAAAAAATTGTCTAGATTATCAAATTATTATAATTTCAAGTAAACAAGTTGATGAATTTAACCCCTTACAAGCTAGTTTATTAGGTTTTAAGACAACAATTAATAATTTAAAAATCACTCCAGATCTTGCTTTAATTGATGGTAATCAAAATATTGAATTAACTAATATTAAAACTTTACCAATCATTAAAGGTGATGATAAAAGTTTTTCTATTGCTTGTAGTAGTATTTTAGCAAAAGTTACTAGAGACAAAATACTAGATGAATATGATCAAATTTATCCAAATTATGATTTTAAATCTCATAAAGGTTATTGTACAAAAAAACATTTACTAGCTATACAAAAATATGGTATTTTAGATATTCATAGAAAATCTTATAAACCAATTAAAAAAATAAGCAAAGAAACTAGTTAA
- a CDS encoding single-stranded DNA-binding protein: MNLVNIIGQLEGDATVAYTSKDGEKKLYKFVVKVPKPYKSKEVDSLDYINIKAWSNAVDDEFLLHDQAVVGIEGRIQSFTSNNDLTNIRNEIFANRILYLN; encoded by the coding sequence ATGAATTTAGTAAACATTATTGGACAATTAGAAGGAGATGCAACTGTTGCTTATACTTCAAAAGATGGAGAAAAAAAGCTTTATAAGTTTGTTGTTAAAGTACCAAAACCATATAAATCAAAAGAAGTAGACTCACTTGATTATATTAATATTAAAGCTTGATCAAATGCTGTTGATGATGAGTTTTTATTACACGATCAAGCTGTTGTTGGAATTGAAGGAAGAATTCAGTCTTTCACTTCAAATAATGATTTAACAAATATCAGAAATGAAATTTTTGCAAATAGAATTTTATATTTAAACTAA
- a CDS encoding ABC transporter ATP-binding protein, with translation MKVKNNFDHFYKPMTDEELKEDRKSFNRGRKSFINVIWKHMKINKKWAIGLLVTAVLSAFFAAFNPLLMQQLQFSVEFEKTKKVFDNFWGFNWKIILSIWIIILVITAILTYIANLFGNELGRKIEISLRNELTKKLITTDIEYYSNKKTGEILTKVVSDTQIIGMQASVIPNIIFIAFFTMIFTLITLFITTSLYIGLFFIALFLIFGILFGLAFLPMRKLVFNLRKIITDINGDVTDRINTIKLIKANGTEEYEKKRFVDIHEIYYKKYKQISYFQSVMISILFFAINTVQILMTIIALWLYKNDIDTLKAILGPMLICAGMLIGPVMQLLRAVVGMVQASTSAQRIDEITAAKQLINNHALDKKGIRIHKIEGNVIFKNVTFAYSDKPDNVILPNFNLVLEQGKSYAFVGQTGVGKSTISKLLLRFYDPSSGEVLINNNINLKDVFLPSYLNHIGYVEQDPSVLLGTVLDNLRYVKPSATDEEIILACKKAELHDLVMTWPDQYNTILGERGFILSGGQKQRLVIARMFLKDPQILILDEATSALDNVVEKEIQSKLEELMKNRTSITIAHRLSTIRNVDQIIVLAPKKGIIQIGTFKELVKKPGEFKDLYEAGFSKYDV, from the coding sequence ATGAAAGTCAAAAATAATTTCGATCATTTTTATAAACCAATGACTGATGAAGAGTTAAAAGAAGATAGAAAATCTTTTAACCGTGGTAGAAAAAGTTTTATTAATGTTATTTGAAAGCACATGAAAATTAATAAAAAATGAGCTATAGGTTTATTAGTTACTGCTGTTTTATCTGCTTTTTTTGCTGCTTTTAATCCTTTATTAATGCAACAATTACAGTTTTCTGTTGAATTTGAAAAAACTAAAAAAGTTTTTGATAATTTTTGAGGGTTTAATTGAAAAATAATTTTATCTATTTGAATTATTATTTTAGTTATTACTGCAATTTTGACTTACATTGCTAACTTATTTGGAAATGAACTAGGTAGAAAAATTGAAATTAGTTTAAGAAATGAATTAACTAAAAAATTAATTACAACAGATATTGAATATTATTCAAATAAAAAAACAGGTGAAATTTTAACTAAAGTAGTTTCTGATACTCAAATTATTGGTATGCAAGCTTCTGTTATACCAAATATTATTTTTATTGCTTTTTTTACAATGATATTTACTTTAATTACTTTATTTATTACAACTAGTTTATATATTGGTTTATTTTTTATTGCACTATTTTTAATTTTTGGTATTTTATTTGGTTTAGCTTTTTTACCTATGAGAAAATTGGTGTTTAATCTTAGAAAAATTATTACTGATATTAATGGCGATGTTACTGATAGAATTAATACAATTAAATTAATTAAAGCTAATGGTACTGAAGAATATGAAAAGAAAAGATTTGTAGATATTCATGAAATTTATTATAAAAAATATAAACAAATTAGTTATTTTCAATCTGTAATGATAAGTATCTTATTTTTTGCTATTAATACAGTACAAATTTTAATGACAATAATTGCTTTATGATTATATAAAAATGATATTGATACTTTAAAAGCTATTTTAGGTCCGATGTTAATATGTGCTGGAATGTTAATTGGTCCTGTTATGCAATTACTAAGAGCTGTTGTAGGAATGGTTCAAGCAAGTACTTCAGCACAAAGAATTGATGAAATTACAGCTGCAAAACAACTTATTAATAATCACGCATTAGATAAAAAAGGAATTAGAATTCATAAAATTGAGGGAAATGTAATATTTAAAAATGTTACTTTTGCTTATTCAGACAAACCAGATAATGTTATTTTGCCTAATTTTAATTTAGTTTTAGAACAAGGTAAAAGTTATGCTTTTGTTGGTCAAACTGGAGTAGGAAAATCAACTATTTCAAAACTATTATTAAGATTTTATGATCCAAGCTCAGGTGAAGTTTTAATTAATAATAATATTAATCTTAAAGATGTGTTTTTACCAAGTTATTTAAATCATATTGGATATGTTGAACAAGATCCATCAGTTTTATTAGGAACAGTTTTAGATAATTTAAGATATGTAAAACCTAGTGCAACAGATGAAGAGATTATTCTAGCATGTAAAAAAGCTGAATTACACGATTTAGTTATGACTTGACCAGATCAATATAATACAATTTTAGGAGAACGTGGATTTATTTTATCTGGAGGTCAAAAACAAAGACTAGTTATTGCTAGAATGTTTTTAAAAGATCCACAAATATTAATATTAGATGAAGCAACAAGTGCATTAGATAATGTTGTTGAAAAAGAGATTCAATCTAAATTAGAAGAATTAATGAAAAATAGAACAAGCATTACAATTGCTCATAGACTTTCAACAATAAGAAATGTTGATCAAATTATTGTTTTAGCTCCTAAAAAAGGAATTATTCAAATTGGTACTTTTAAAGAACTAGTAAAAAAACCTGGTGAATTTAAAGATTTATATGAAGCCGGTTTTTCTAAATATGATGTCTAA
- a CDS encoding rhodanese-like domain-containing protein, producing MLLRVLSNTVWIHLVLFIVPRVFKSCFLSSSNCFLSSYNEIPKYRPVYIHCRTSRSSYKSIKMLEKLGFNNLINIQGSFLQLSYYEYFNDKTTNRKKILTDYNFE from the coding sequence ATGCTGTTAAGAGTCTTATCTAATACAGTATGAATTCATCTTGTTTTATTTATTGTTCCTAGGGTTTTTAAATCATGTTTTCTTTCTTCATCTAATTGTTTTCTTTCTTCATATAATGAAATACCAAAATATAGACCAGTTTATATTCATTGTAGAACTAGTAGAAGTAGTTATAAATCAATAAAAATGTTAGAAAAACTAGGATTTAATAATCTTATTAATATCCAAGGTTCATTTTTACAGCTAAGCTATTATGAGTATTTTAATGATAAAACAACAAACAGAAAAAAGATTTTAACAGATTATAATTTTGAATAA